The sequence GCCGTGACGACTATCGCTTTGGTGATTCTGTTCAGCGCCATGGCCGCTTTCGTGATCGAGAAGATGCGGTTTAAATGGGCCCAAAGCGTGCTGTTCCTGTTCCTGTGCGGCATCATGATCCCAATCCAGGTCGTGCTTATTCCGCTGTTCATTCTGTATAACAAAACGGGGATTATCAATACGCTCACATCCCTTATTTTGCCCCAAGTGGGATTTGCTCTGCCGATCTCGATCTATCTATTCGTCAGCTTCTACAAATACATCTCGAACGAGATTATGGAGGCCGCCGTCATGGACGGCTGCGGGATTTATCAGGTGTTCTGGCGGATGATTTTTCCGCTGTCCCGCAATACGATCGTCACGGTTGTCGTCATGAATCTGATTTTCATCTGGAATGAGTTTATTTTTGCCAATACGTTCATTCACGACCTGAGCTCGCGGACCCTTCCGGTTGGTCTGATGGATTACATCGGCCAGTACGGCTTAACGGATTGGGGAGCGACCTATGCGGCAATCAGCATCACGACCATCCCGACCATGCTGGTGTACTTTATTTTCAACAAAAGCGTGATTTCCGGCATGACCGCGGGAGCGACTAAAGGTTGATCTACCATCTACCCCGGGGCAAAGGTATACTGAAGATATAGGCTTCATACTCTTCTTCGGACAGAGGGATATCATGAAAATAACCCGGCCGTTCCTGTCGATCAGCATTCGGAGCAAAATCATCATTTTGTCCATCGGCTGTTCCCTGCTGCCACTTGTCCTAATTGCCTCTTTAACCTTTGTCTATTTGAGCAAGGTGGCCGAGAACAAGGTGTCCGATACCACCTCCAATTTGCTCGGCTCCATCAACTGGAATATCCAGACTTTCGTCAATGACGTTGAGACGATTTCGAAGCTGATGCTGTCTTCCCGTGACGTACAGAACTTCCTTTCTTATGACAAGAACGATTTCAAAAAAATCTATGACCTCCAAAACGCCACCCGCAACCTGATCGTCAATATTTCCAACAACAAATCGTATATCCGTTACGTGTATGTCGGCAGTGAGCAACGGGAGCTGATCATCACGAACCAGTGGGACCGGTTCACATACGATCATATCTATCAGGCGGTTTCCCGGTCAAAATGGTACCGGCAGGTGGGCGACATGGGCGGCCGGGGAGTGTGGCTGAACAGTGATGAGGTCCGTCTCGTCAAGAACAGTCCGGATTTGCTGCTGTACGGCAAACGGTTAAACAACCTGGATACGCTCGAACCGGTCGGCATGCTGATCATTTCCATCGACAGGCGGGTATTCGACGAAATGTTCAAAGACATTACGAATGCGGAGAACGGGCATCTAATGATTCTGGATCAAAATCAAGTCATTTTTTACAATTCCCGGACCGCCGATTTGCAGCAGATTCCGCAAAAGGAACTGAACCTGCTCTACGATCTGCCTGAACGTGGCACCCGCATTGATATGGTGGGCGGAGAACGGTATGTCGTCACCTTCGATACGAATCCGGGGACAGGGTGGAAAGTGGTCAGCATGATCCCCTATTCCAACATCAATTCGGAAGTCGTCCTGATCCGCAATGTTACGCTAACCTTGACGCTGGCGGCTTTTCTGCTTGCTGCCTATGGTTCGTATCTGATCTCCAAACGGATCACCAAGCAGCTGACTCTGCTCTCTTCCGTCGCCCGTAAAGCGGCCAAACGGGAGGAAATCGAAGGCATCCTCTTTGAGGAGAGGGACGAAATCGGAAAGATCGGCAATCAATTCCTGCGGACTTTCCGCACCAACAGCGAACTGTCGGATAAGCTGATCGAAGCCAAGCTGAAGGAAAAGGAAGCGGAGCTGCATGCGCTGCAGAGTCAGATCAACCCTCATTTCCTATACAATACGTTGAATTCCATCTATCTGATGGCGGAACGAATCAGCGCCAAAAATATTTCCAAAATGGTCATGTCCCTTTCCAACTTTTTTAAATTGAGCTTGAACAACGGGGATTATATTACGACTGTCCGCAATGAAATCGACCAGGTGAAAAATTATCTGGAGATTCAAAACGTCCGCTATAACGGAAAATTTGAGGTGGACATCGACATCGAGCCGGGAATCGAGCAGATCCGCATGCTGAAGCTCCTGATCCAGCCGCTCGTGGAGAATGCGATTTTTCATGGCATCGAGCTAAAAGAGGACAAAGGGAACATCGCCATTCGGGGCCGAAGGGAAGGAGAGACGCTGGTATTCGAGGTCGAGGATGACGGAGTCGGGTTTGATGCTGCGGATGCGGGTTTGCGGCCGAGGGGATATGCTTTAAGGAATATACAGGAGAGAATTCAACTGCATTACGGTCAAGACCGCGGGATTCGCATAGACAGCGTTCCGGGAGCCGGAACCAAAGTTACCCTTGAGATCGGCATCATCGATTAACGTCTGGCTATGAAGGAGGGGGACACATCATGTATAAACTGTTTATAGCGGATGATGAACAGCTTGTGGTGGAAACGCTATCAACCATGATCGACTGGAACGCATCCGGGGTGCGGATCGCGGGGACGGCCAACAACGGCAGGCAGGCGCTGGAGCGGATTCTGGAGTCCGATCCGGACGTTGTCCTGACCGATATCCGGATGCCCGGGATGAGCGGGCTGGAGCTGATTCGCTCCTTGAAGGAGAAGGGCTGCCAAGCGGAATGCATCATCGTGAGCGGATACTCCGAGTTTGAATACGCCAAAGAAGCGATTGAGCTGGAGGCGGTGGATTATCTGATTAAGCCGGCCGAGCTTGAGGAAGTGTCCCGGACCGTCGTAAGAGCGATTGAGCGTCTGGAGCGTAAAAGGGACCCGGCGGGGAATCGCCTGGAGCTGCGGATTGCCAAAGCGCTGGATCGGGCGGTGTTTACCGATCTCATCGTCCATGCCAAGCGACCGTCGTTCGATAGGGCGCCGTATGAACGGTATAGCCAGTTTGCGGCCATCGTGATCGGAAGCGCGGCGGCGCTCTGGCTCGAACGGATGAAGAACAATGGCGTTACGGATGCCCTTCTCGGCTTTTTGTCGAGTCGCGGAATCGACGTGGAGCTGCTCTACGAGCAGCAGAAAGTCATCTTGTTATGCATGGCGGCTCTGGAGGAATCCGAGTCATTACCGGAAATTCTGATGGCTGCGGCCGCAGCGTTTTCAGATGATGGCTCCCCGGACTCGGACGATCTTACCTTGTCGTTTGGAATCGGTCCAGTTGTAAGCGGAATCATGGATGCGCATCTCTCTTTTTTGGCGGCGGACCAGGCCTGTCAAATGGGGCTGTTCTTCGGCGTTCCGGTAACGGACGGCAACCGATGGCCGGAGATCGCCCGCACTTCCGAAAGATGGCTCACCGAATGGTCTGACCGGATCGAATCGTTTACCCGTTACGAACAGAAACCGTTTGAAGAGCTGTTCGAACGCTGGACGGAGTGGGGGAGGGGGCGATGGATGGCTCCTGTTTTCCTGAAGAAGATCGGCATCCAGTGGGTGAACCGGCTGCTCGATCTGGTTGAGCGGGACTATGGAATCAAGATCGGGAGCGTGATCAAAGACCGTTCGCGGCTGATCGAAGGGATGCTGGAAGCGCCGGATTGGGCCTCATTGCAGAAACAGTGCCACGATTGCGCGCAGGGTGTGCAGTTTTATTTGAACGTTACGAAGACTTCCTTAAAAGAAAAGGTGGTTCAAGAAATCAAGGCTTATCTGGAATCCCATTACCATGAAAATATTCAGCTCGATCAATTGGCGGAGCGGTTCGACCTTAACGCTTCCTATGTAAGCCACCTGTATTCCAAATCGACCGGACAGACGATTCTTGAATACGTCACGCTGCTGCGCATTCAGCAGGCGAAACGGATGCTGAGGGAAAGCAGCTTCAAAATCTCCAAAATCTCGCAGAACGTCGGATACGATAACCAGCGGTATTTCTGCCAGGTGTTCAAGAAGCATGTGGGCGTAAGCCCCGGCCAGTACAGAGAGGACCATATGATCAGAGTCGAAGAAAGCTGTTCGTCATGAGTGTATATAAACATTTAAGAAGAGCATCAGGGCCGAAAAAAAGGCCTGCGGCCTTCGTTCGCTGATTAAGCGGACGCGGTCTGCAGGCTTTTTCAGGTGGTTGAAGATGGCCAGCCCTGCCGCAATAATGCTCCGGCTCTCAGACGAGTCTGGCTCCTCCGTCTACAGTCAGCGTAATCCCGGACGTATACGTATTTTGCATCAAGAAGAGAATCGCGCCCGCAATGTCGTCCGCCGATGCTATGCGTCGTACCGGAAGGGTGGCTGCGGTTTGTTCAAACCAGGCTTTCTTTTGCTCTGGGGGCATTCCGTCATGCATCGGCGTATCGACATATCCAGGGGAGACGACGTTGACCCGCACCGGAGCAAGTTCGGCGGCCAGCACCCGGCCCAAGTTCTCCAGAGCGCCATGCACGGCGGACGGCACCGCCGCTCCCGGAACTGCTCTATCGCCAAATACTCCGCTCGTCAGTGTAATCGATCCGGTTTCCCGGATAGCGGGTGCGCCGTAACGAATGGCGAGGTAGGGTCCCCAAAAGCGGCTCTCGAACTGTTCTCTGGCGCTTGCCGCATCTATGTCCAGGACCTTACCCAATCCGTGCTTCACTTCCCCTGCCGTAATGACTAAATGATCGAAATTCCCGATTTCCGCAAAAAACGTACGGAGATCGTCCTCGCTCCGCATATCCAGCGCCCTTGTCTGTACTTTCCCCTCCAGGCTTGCGGCCGCGTGTTTCAGCCGTTCCTTGGAGCGGCTGGCAATGATAACCTCCGCTCCAAGCTCCGCTGCCTGTTTCGCCGCCGCCAGACCGATTCCGGAGCTGCCTCCGATTATAACTATGCGTTTTCCTTGCATTTCGATTCATCTCCTCTTTAGGAATTAATTGCATTCAGACGTTCTTTATCCGCCGACGGTTTGGCGCTCCACGCCGAAACGGCCGCCGCCGCAAGCATAATGACGGACAGAGTCCCACATAAAGCCGCGAATCCGAAGGGCATCAGCGCAGCGTCCAGGATGGGCCCCAGACTTGCGCCGACGAAGACGAAAAATCCGTAGAGCGCCAGAGCCATGCCGCGTGCGGCCGAGCCGAGCAGGCCGATCCGGGAAATGATCGACGGAACGGCCGCAGCGATTCCGGCGACAAAGACAACCGTCGCGGCGATGAACAGCGCCATATTGACGCCGGATAACGCCGCTTCCCCGGCCAATCCGGCCGCAGCGGTGAGAAAGCCCGCCACGAGGACGCGAACAGGCCCGAAGCGGCGGATCCAGGAGCCGCAAAACAATGCGCACACCACTCCGGTCATGCTAATGAGTCTGAGCCAAAGAATACGATCGGGAGACAGATGCAGATGCTCCACCGCAAATTCGTTCAAACCGAAGAACATGGCGACAAAGCTCATTAAAATCGTTACCGCCGCCCCGTAGGAGACGAGCAGCGCCGGAATCCGGACCAAAGTGCGGAATGCTTCGAACACGCCGGGGCCATTCGCGGGCCGTTCGGCACTCGGGCGATCTTTCGGCAGCCGCAATGAGATCACGATCAAAATGACGTAGATGAAGCTTAAACTGGCGAACACCGCTTTCATTCCCCAGCTTGCCGCCACTTCGGCGGAGAAGATTTGTCCGGCCACTCCGGCAAGCAAAAATCCGCAGCTCAGGTAGGAAATCACACTGGGACGCTGCGCCGGGGAGATGACTTCGCTGACATAAGCAAGAGCGACCGGAGGAAACGAAGCGGCAAGAAAGCCTTGCGCCGCCCGCAGCAAGAGGAACGGGGTAAAGGTTGAGACTAGTTCCACGGATAAGGTGCATATGACAAGCAGAATGAGTCCCGCGAGAATCAATCGCTTCTTCGGCACTCTGTCGGACAAGGTGCCGAAGAACAAATTCCCCAGAGCGAAAGCCATGCTGAAGATGCTGCTCGCCCAGACAGCCTGAATGGGGCTTACGGAAAATTCTGCGATCACGTAAGGCGTTAGCGGAATCATCACATACAGCAGCGAAACGACAGCAATCCCCGACACGGTTAACAGCGCCGCCGTATAAGCGAGACGAGATTTACTCATTTCAATCATTAGACATTAAACCTCCTTTTCCAACAACAACATTTACGTAAACGTAATGGTTTGGGGATAAAAACACGGATCGGACACCGCTTAGTTTGACAGTTCGTCAATCATAAGCTGTATCCGGGCCATGTTGCTCAGAATCTCTTGCCTGAACTGATCCAGAGCCTCCATCTTTTTGTCGGTTTCCTTCAGTTGCTTCGATAATATTTCGAGAACCTTCTGTTTGCCTTTAATCATGGACGGCTCTTCAAAATACAGATCGATGACGGATTGAATTTCCTCCAGGCTGAGACCGAGCTTTTTCAAAACGTCGATTTTGTTCAGCCGCTGCAGCGATTCATCCGAGTAATAGTGATATCCGTTGCTCTCCTGCTCGACATTCCCCAGCAATCCGAGCTCTTGATAGTGCCGAATGGTCCGGGGCGTCACCCCGGCTCTGCGAGCCAGTTCTCCGATCAACATTTTGGATTCCATTTGTATCCTCCAACCATTACGTTAACGTTATGGTAAGTATAATGAACAGGGGGGCTGATGTCAAACGTTGTTACCGTTACTTTTCACTTGATCACACTAATATTCCTTCACCCCTAGTACTCACTTTAATTTAATCAATCCGCTTTTAACAAGTGTTGACTTTAGAGGTCTTATCTTCATTAAAATTTTTATTAAAACAGGGATTTGTAGAATATTTAGTTCAGCATACTTTTTGCTTTTTTTACTGATTGTGCCTTTTGTAGCTAAATCTCTTCCAGCTTGACGAAATGCATCGAGTATTATAGCTTTTTTAGGAACGGATTTTTCATCCATACTTTTTAGTAAAAAGCTAGACTTTCTTACAAGAACACCAACCATTGGTGCATCCATAAATCTAGAATAAGTTTTAAAATAGGATATTAAACTTTTGGATGCTTCATTCTCAATATTTCCACAACTAGTCAATAAGACAAAAGGTTTTGAGCAAATATCGGCATTTATGTGATGAAAAAATATTCCCTTTTTAGATACAGTAACCTTGCTTATATCCCCTGTAGAGTTAAACCTGTCAATAAAGTTTTTCATTAATCCCGACATATTGAAAACATGAATAGGTGTGGCATATATAATAATATCTGACTTAGACATCTTCTCCAAAATAACTTTCATATCATCTTTAGCTTCATAAATACATTTCAAGTAACTTTTTCCTGTGTGGCATAATTCACAACCCAAACATTGATTAATTTTATATTTATTAAGAACTATTGTTTCAAATTCAGATCCTGCACCAATAACTCCACTTCTAATTTGATTGATTAAAAACTGAGTAAATCCTTTTTCTCCCCTATGACTTGCATTTATTGCTAATACTTTCATAACCGTATCATTCCTTTCACCTAAATTAGATATATAATAAGGCGCCTAACTAAATGATTAAAAAAATATAGACAAAAGAATACCATTAATTTACTATTATAATAAGGCGGCTAACTAATTTTGTCAATATATTTATGTGGAGGATATTATGGGGAATTTTAATTTCGATTTAAAAGACATACCTAAAAAAGAGGATTTGCTAAAGTATTCAAATGAAAATAACCCTTTAAATATAAATGCTATTCAGGCATGTTTATATTTAATTAAAACTACAGATGAAATTTTAAAGATAGTGGATAGTCAATTTCAAAAATATGGGGTATCTGATGGTAAATTTTCTGTACTTATGACTTTGTACAACAAGGAGAATCATCAATTAATACCATCTGAATTAAGCAGCCAATTAAATGTTACAAGAGCAACAATTAGTGGACTTTTAGATGGTCTAGAAAAAGATATGCTTGTAGAAAGATGTAAACATCCTTCTGATGGGAGAATGCTGACAATTAAAATAACTGAAAAGGGTGTAAAACTTATGGATGAGCTTTGTCCAAAGCATTTCGCTTTATTAAGCAGACTACTGGGATCTTTGGAATATGAAAGCTTAACATCTTTTATAGAAAATTTAAAACATATAAGAATTGGAATCAAAGGATAAATAAATTATATGAAAATTCCCCGTCAGGCATTACGCCTAACGGGGTCTTTGCTTATCCGACTAACTTCCTGCTCAACTTCCTCCAGCGGAATTTCGATCGTGAACGTGCATCCGGGATTCTCGTTCAGGGAGGCATGAATTTCGCCGCCGTGCATATGAAGGACCTCGCGGGCGATCGCTAGCCCCAGCCCGCTCCCCGGAACGCCGCTGTTGCGAGCAGGATCGACCCGGTAGAAGGAGTCGAATACATGCTTCAGCGACTCTGAAGGTATGCCGATACCGAAATCGCTCACATGCAGCAGCAGAGAAGAGGCCGTCATCCGGGCTTGAATGGTAATGGCAGAGCCCGGATGGGAGTACTTCACCGCATTATCCAGCACATTGTCGACCGCTCTGCCCAAATAGTGGACGTCGGCGTTGACGGGCGTGTCCATGATCATCGGCAGCTCGCAGTTCAATGTTCGCCCATTAAGTACAAGGGGATCGTTCCATTTAGTAAGCAATCGTTCCAGCAGGGCATATACAGGCATCGTCTCGGGTTTTAACCGGGTCTGCCTGGTCTCAAGCAAGCTTAAATCATGCAGATTCTGCACCAACTGATTGATGGTCCACAGGCGGTCCGAAATCTTACCCAGATAGCGCGGGATATGCGCCGGCTGAACTTTGCCGTCGATGATCGCTTCAATAAATCCTCCGGCAATTGTCGCGGGGGTCTTCAAGTCATGCGAGATATGGGAGAACCATTTTTTCCGCCAGTTCCCGAGCCGCGTCAGCTCGTCGATTCGCTGCCGCAGCTCATGATTCGCCTGCTTTAGCGCAAATGTTCGTTCCTCGACTTTGTGCTCAAGCTCCTCTTGAAGCTTCGTCTGCTGCTCCATCAATTCTCCGATTCGGGCGGACATCAGGTTAAACGACTGCAGCAGCCGATGCACTTCCCGGATGCGCGTGTCCTTAAGCGTAAATCGGAACTGTCCGTTGCCCATATCGTGAAAGGCGCCGTCCAGCCGCTTAAGCGGCCGGGAAATTCTCAGCCACAGCAGAACGGCAAGCGCGGTGCAAAGGAGGAAGGAAATGATGGAGATGAGCGTCAATTGATGGAACAGATGCTTGCTTGTGCTGGCCGTGAGCTCCGAGGAGGAGCGGGTCACACCGGCGAGCAGCCGTTCTTTTGGCAGCACGTAGCCCAAATACCAGCCCGTGGCGGGCACTTTTTTGGCAAACAGCATTTTGGTCTGGCCGTCCAGCACCGCTTGTCCGTACCCATTGCCCTCCGCAAGCGCTATGAATTCCTCGGGATCAAGCTGACCGATCACTGCGGCGCCCTGACGCTGAACGGCCATCATCTGATGATCCGCGCCAAGCAGGAAGGCGAAAGCATCGCTGCTCTTAAAATGGGCGCCCAGGACATGAGCCACAAAATCATCAACCGTAACATCGGCGGCCACGACGCCGCGAAGCGTACCGCTGCTGTCATAGATCGGTGCCGTCGCCGTGAAGACGCGTCCGTTCGGAGTGATGTCCCAATACGGCTTCGTCCAGACTACTCTATCCTCGGAGCTTGAAATTTGCAGGGCATCCCGGTAGAAGGCATAGCTGGTAATCGGACCCTCTCCGTTAAAAAGACGGCCATATCCCGATTGAGAGCCGTAAGAGAGCGTACCGCCCAGCGGATGCATATAGTACATGGCAATAATATTGGGATTACGGTCCAGTTCTCCCGCGAAAAAAGGGTTCAGATAGGTGCTGAGCGCCAAATCCCGCAGCATGGACCTCGGGAAAGCGCTTGAAGGTTCCTTGGTCAGCTTGATGGCCCATCTGCCGTGGTCCTCGACATAGGCCCCGTTTCCGAGAGAGGTAAGGGCAAGCGGACGGCCGGGATATAACGCGCCGCCGTTAAGGATGGCCTCGGCCTGGCTTCGGGCGGTTGTTACGGCATGCTCAACCTTACGCATTTCAGCGTCGATGGCATAAATCTGCTCCTGCAAGTAGGACTGGTAGATGGTTACGTAATCCCGTTCAACAAGACCCGTCTGCATCTTGGCATAGGTATCAAAATGACTTCGCGTCGACTCGTTTGTCAGCCAGCCAATCAGCAGAAGCGGCACGACGGCGCTAAGCAGCATCACGCACAGCAGCTGCGCCGCCAGCGATTTTGGCGCGAATCGGTCCTGAAGGTGCCTGCAGAAGTCAAATAATCGCCGCATGCTCGCAAAATTTATAGCCGACGCCGCGAATCGTTACGATTCGTTCGGGTCTGGCCGGATCGTCCTCGATTTTGCGCCGCAGGTTGCCAATATGCACCTGAAGCGTCTTGCTGCCAAGGCCCTTGCCGTATCCCCACAGCTTGTCCAGCAGCTGCTCCGCCGTCAGCACCTGTCCGGAATGATTCATGAAAAAGGTGAGCAGCTGGTATTCTTTCGCGGATAATTCCAGACGCTGGCTGTGCAAATAAGCTTCATGCGCGGAGAGGTTCACCTGCAGCGACTCGGAGGCGAGTATGCTGGCCTTTCTCGGCTCCTCCATCCGCCGCATAGCCATCCGGGTGCGTCTCAAATGGGCTTTGATCCGGGCGATAAGCTCGAGCGGGCTGAACGGTTTGCTCATATAATCGTCCCCGCCGACGCTGAGTCCGATGATTTTATCCATTTCCGTAAATTTGCAGGTAAGAAATACGATAGGGGCATCAGTGACCGCGCGAAGCTGCCGGCAGAGCTCGTAGCCTTCAATATCCGGCAGAAACACGTCAAGAATAATGATCTCCGGCGAATACGCATCCACCATCCGAAGCGCCTCGGCCCCGTTCATCGCCTGCTGGAATTGAAAACCGTCCGATACCGCGTACATTTCAATGATCTCTCCAATATCCGCTTCGTCATCGACGAGCATGATCATCTCTCCCGGCATTGTAAGATCCCTCCCCATGATCTGGTCAAACAAGACTGAAACCATGTCAAGTTAGTTAACAATTAATGCTGTGAAGTATCGAGCATAGTTCCACTTTACCTGAATTTAATAAAAATTTGAATCATTTTTACCTGGAACACCTTAGAATCTTTACTTTGGATGAGTACCATTCGAATAGTAGGACGAACAGCCAAGCTCTATACGTTAACATACCTTACATTGATCGGGGCTGGTTGAGCGGACTTATCTAGAAGGATGGGGAGGATGTTTGATGAAAAAGAAAATGCTTCTGGCCGGAACTGCGGCGGCCGCGCTGTTTTTGACAAGCGTAATTCCGGGGTCACCGTGGAAATCCGAGGCGGCGGCGATCGTTGCTCCGAAAGTGGCGTATGATCCGCTGAATCCGCTGACGGAGCAGGAGATCAGGTCGGTGTCTTATATTATCAAGCACAGCTCGAAGTACAAGAAGGACATGCGCTTTACCGAGATTACGTTGAAGGAGCCGGACAAGAAGAAAGTATGGAACTGGGTACTGCTAAATGACGCGGCCAAAAAAATGAAGGCGAACAAGCTTCCGCGCCAGGCGGCGTTCGTTATCTCCGAGCAGCGTAAAGTGTACGAAGGGGTTGTGGATCTCGATTCGAAGCG is a genomic window of Paenibacillus durus ATCC 35681 containing:
- a CDS encoding MFS transporter, whose translation is MIEMSKSRLAYTAALLTVSGIAVVSLLYVMIPLTPYVIAEFSVSPIQAVWASSIFSMAFALGNLFFGTLSDRVPKKRLILAGLILLVICTLSVELVSTFTPFLLLRAAQGFLAASFPPVALAYVSEVISPAQRPSVISYLSCGFLLAGVAGQIFSAEVAASWGMKAVFASLSFIYVILIVISLRLPKDRPSAERPANGPGVFEAFRTLVRIPALLVSYGAAVTILMSFVAMFFGLNEFAVEHLHLSPDRILWLRLISMTGVVCALFCGSWIRRFGPVRVLVAGFLTAAAGLAGEAALSGVNMALFIAATVVFVAGIAAAVPSIISRIGLLGSAARGMALALYGFFVFVGASLGPILDAALMPFGFAALCGTLSVIMLAAAAVSAWSAKPSADKERLNAINS
- a CDS encoding MerR family transcriptional regulator, with the protein product MESKMLIGELARRAGVTPRTIRHYQELGLLGNVEQESNGYHYYSDESLQRLNKIDVLKKLGLSLEEIQSVIDLYFEEPSMIKGKQKVLEILSKQLKETDKKMEALDQFRQEILSNMARIQLMIDELSN
- a CDS encoding ATP-binding protein produces the protein MRRLFDFCRHLQDRFAPKSLAAQLLCVMLLSAVVPLLLIGWLTNESTRSHFDTYAKMQTGLVERDYVTIYQSYLQEQIYAIDAEMRKVEHAVTTARSQAEAILNGGALYPGRPLALTSLGNGAYVEDHGRWAIKLTKEPSSAFPRSMLRDLALSTYLNPFFAGELDRNPNIIAMYYMHPLGGTLSYGSQSGYGRLFNGEGPITSYAFYRDALQISSSEDRVVWTKPYWDITPNGRVFTATAPIYDSSGTLRGVVAADVTVDDFVAHVLGAHFKSSDAFAFLLGADHQMMAVQRQGAAVIGQLDPEEFIALAEGNGYGQAVLDGQTKMLFAKKVPATGWYLGYVLPKERLLAGVTRSSSELTASTSKHLFHQLTLISIISFLLCTALAVLLWLRISRPLKRLDGAFHDMGNGQFRFTLKDTRIREVHRLLQSFNLMSARIGELMEQQTKLQEELEHKVEERTFALKQANHELRQRIDELTRLGNWRKKWFSHISHDLKTPATIAGGFIEAIIDGKVQPAHIPRYLGKISDRLWTINQLVQNLHDLSLLETRQTRLKPETMPVYALLERLLTKWNDPLVLNGRTLNCELPMIMDTPVNADVHYLGRAVDNVLDNAVKYSHPGSAITIQARMTASSLLLHVSDFGIGIPSESLKHVFDSFYRVDPARNSGVPGSGLGLAIAREVLHMHGGEIHASLNENPGCTFTIEIPLEEVEQEVSRISKDPVRRNA
- a CDS encoding sensor histidine kinase; the protein is MKITRPFLSISIRSKIIILSIGCSLLPLVLIASLTFVYLSKVAENKVSDTTSNLLGSINWNIQTFVNDVETISKLMLSSRDVQNFLSYDKNDFKKIYDLQNATRNLIVNISNNKSYIRYVYVGSEQRELIITNQWDRFTYDHIYQAVSRSKWYRQVGDMGGRGVWLNSDEVRLVKNSPDLLLYGKRLNNLDTLEPVGMLIISIDRRVFDEMFKDITNAENGHLMILDQNQVIFYNSRTADLQQIPQKELNLLYDLPERGTRIDMVGGERYVVTFDTNPGTGWKVVSMIPYSNINSEVVLIRNVTLTLTLAAFLLAAYGSYLISKRITKQLTLLSSVARKAAKREEIEGILFEERDEIGKIGNQFLRTFRTNSELSDKLIEAKLKEKEAELHALQSQINPHFLYNTLNSIYLMAERISAKNISKMVMSLSNFFKLSLNNGDYITTVRNEIDQVKNYLEIQNVRYNGKFEVDIDIEPGIEQIRMLKLLIQPLVENAIFHGIELKEDKGNIAIRGRREGETLVFEVEDDGVGFDAADAGLRPRGYALRNIQERIQLHYGQDRGIRIDSVPGAGTKVTLEIGIID
- a CDS encoding response regulator transcription factor, which produces MPGEMIMLVDDEADIGEIIEMYAVSDGFQFQQAMNGAEALRMVDAYSPEIIILDVFLPDIEGYELCRQLRAVTDAPIVFLTCKFTEMDKIIGLSVGGDDYMSKPFSPLELIARIKAHLRRTRMAMRRMEEPRKASILASESLQVNLSAHEAYLHSQRLELSAKEYQLLTFFMNHSGQVLTAEQLLDKLWGYGKGLGSKTLQVHIGNLRRKIEDDPARPERIVTIRGVGYKFCEHAAII
- a CDS encoding SDR family oxidoreductase, whose translation is MQGKRIVIIGGSSGIGLAAAKQAAELGAEVIIASRSKERLKHAAASLEGKVQTRALDMRSEDDLRTFFAEIGNFDHLVITAGEVKHGLGKVLDIDAASAREQFESRFWGPYLAIRYGAPAIRETGSITLTSGVFGDRAVPGAAVPSAVHGALENLGRVLAAELAPVRVNVVSPGYVDTPMHDGMPPEQKKAWFEQTAATLPVRRIASADDIAGAILFLMQNTYTSGITLTVDGGARLV
- a CDS encoding flavodoxin family protein, which translates into the protein MKVLAINASHRGEKGFTQFLINQIRSGVIGAGSEFETIVLNKYKINQCLGCELCHTGKSYLKCIYEAKDDMKVILEKMSKSDIIIYATPIHVFNMSGLMKNFIDRFNSTGDISKVTVSKKGIFFHHINADICSKPFVLLTSCGNIENEASKSLISYFKTYSRFMDAPMVGVLVRKSSFLLKSMDEKSVPKKAIILDAFRQAGRDLATKGTISKKSKKYAELNILQIPVLIKILMKIRPLKSTLVKSGLIKLK
- a CDS encoding MarR family winged helix-turn-helix transcriptional regulator, which encodes MGNFNFDLKDIPKKEDLLKYSNENNPLNINAIQACLYLIKTTDEILKIVDSQFQKYGVSDGKFSVLMTLYNKENHQLIPSELSSQLNVTRATISGLLDGLEKDMLVERCKHPSDGRMLTIKITEKGVKLMDELCPKHFALLSRLLGSLEYESLTSFIENLKHIRIGIKG
- a CDS encoding response regulator — encoded protein: MYKLFIADDEQLVVETLSTMIDWNASGVRIAGTANNGRQALERILESDPDVVLTDIRMPGMSGLELIRSLKEKGCQAECIIVSGYSEFEYAKEAIELEAVDYLIKPAELEEVSRTVVRAIERLERKRDPAGNRLELRIAKALDRAVFTDLIVHAKRPSFDRAPYERYSQFAAIVIGSAAALWLERMKNNGVTDALLGFLSSRGIDVELLYEQQKVILLCMAALEESESLPEILMAAAAAFSDDGSPDSDDLTLSFGIGPVVSGIMDAHLSFLAADQACQMGLFFGVPVTDGNRWPEIARTSERWLTEWSDRIESFTRYEQKPFEELFERWTEWGRGRWMAPVFLKKIGIQWVNRLLDLVERDYGIKIGSVIKDRSRLIEGMLEAPDWASLQKQCHDCAQGVQFYLNVTKTSLKEKVVQEIKAYLESHYHENIQLDQLAERFDLNASYVSHLYSKSTGQTILEYVTLLRIQQAKRMLRESSFKISKISQNVGYDNQRYFCQVFKKHVGVSPGQYREDHMIRVEESCSS
- a CDS encoding carbohydrate ABC transporter permease, encoding MNYSRYSKAFLAVISFVLLIIQVYPLIWVFISSFKAPTDFSSSNPLSLPSRFTFENYLSVWRKGNLGTYFSNSLIVAVTTIALVILFSAMAAFVIEKMRFKWAQSVLFLFLCGIMIPIQVVLIPLFILYNKTGIINTLTSLILPQVGFALPISIYLFVSFYKYISNEIMEAAVMDGCGIYQVFWRMIFPLSRNTIVTVVVMNLIFIWNEFIFANTFIHDLSSRTLPVGLMDYIGQYGLTDWGATYAAISITTIPTMLVYFIFNKSVISGMTAGATKG